A genomic region of Pelodiscus sinensis isolate JC-2024 chromosome 1, ASM4963464v1, whole genome shotgun sequence contains the following coding sequences:
- the WNT16 gene encoding protein Wnt-16, whose product MGRAGCGLPRLCVRWAALLLALWPCCAHGNWMWLGIASFGVPEKLGCAGLPLGGRQKELCKRKPHLLPSIREGARLGIQECRSQFRHERWNCLLLPPGSPAAAFSVFGAELSSGTKESAFIYAVMAAGLVHSVTRSCSAGNMTECSCDTNLQNGGSATEGWHWGGCSDDIHYGMWFSRKFLDGPVKNITGKEGNGLIAMNQHNNEAGRQAVAKLLSVDCRCHGVSGSCAVKTCWKTMSSFEKIGQYLKDKYENSIQISDKLKKKLRRKEKTQQKIPIRKEDLLYINKSPNYCVEDPRLGIPGTQGRECNRTSDGPDGCNLLCCGRGYNTHVVRHVERCECKFVWCCYVRCRRCESMTDVHTCK is encoded by the exons atggggagggctggctgcGGCTTGCCTCGCCTGTGCGTGCGGTGGGCAGCGCTGCTACTAGCGCTCTGGCCCTGCTGCGCCCACGGGAACTGGAT GTGGCTGGGCATCGCCTCCTTCGGGGTGCCGGAGAAGCTGGGCTGCGCCGGGCTGCCGCTGGGCGGCCGCCAGAAGGAGCTGTGCAAGAGGAagccccacctgctgcccagcATCCGCGAGGGCGCGCGGCTGGGCATCCAGGAGTGCCGGAGCCAGTTCAGGCACGAGCGCTGGAACTGCCTCCTCCTGCCGCCCGGCTCGCCCGCCGCCGCCTTCTCCGTCTTCGGCGCCGAGCTGAGCAGCG GCACCAAGGAATCAGCCTTTATTTATGCAGTGATGGCGGCAGGCCTGGTACATTCAGTGACTCGATCATGCAGTGCAGGAAATATGACCGAGTGCTCCTGTGATACAAACCTGCAGAATGGTGGCTCAGCCACcgaaggctggcactggggtggcTGCTCTGATGACATCCATTATGGAATGTGGTTTAGCAGAAAGTTTTTAGATGGTCCTGTTAAGAACATTACTGGAAAAGAGGGGAATGGATTGATCGCAATGAACCAGCACAATAACGAGGCTGGAAGGCAG GCAGTAGCAAAACTGCTGTCAGTGGATTGTCGTTGTCATGGTGTTTCCGGATCTTGTGCCGTGAAAACTTGTTGGAAAACTATGTCTTCATTTGAAAAGATTGGCCAGTATTTAAAGGATAAATATGAAAACAGTATACAGATATctgacaaactgaagaaaaaacTACGCAGGAAAGAAAAAACACAACAGAAAATACCAATCCGCAAGGAAGATCTTCTCTACATAAACAAGTCACCCAACTATTGTGTGGAGGATCCCAGACTAGGGATTCCTGGGACACAGGGAAGAGAATGCAACCGCACGTCAGATGGCCCAGATGGCTGCAATCTCCTCTGCTGTGGTCGCGGTTACAACACTCACGTAGTCAGGCATGTGGAGAGGTGCGAATGCAAGTTTGTCTGGTGCTGTTACGTCCGCTGCAGAAGGTGTGAGAGCATGACTGATGTTCATACCTGCAAATGA